One genomic segment of Paenibacillus durus includes these proteins:
- a CDS encoding response regulator transcription factor, translated as MVNILVVDDNESIRKLMTTYLIRDGYHVFAASDGLKALEVLDTEHIDLMIADIMMPNMDGYTLTEELRGSRHDLPILMITAKETFEDKKKGFLVGTDDYMVKPIDFDEMLLRVHALLRRAKISNEHRIVIGDVILDYETLTVTTPAETFVLPKKEFYLLFKLLSYPQKIFTRQDLMDEIWGLDHDTDERTIDVHIKRLREKFDGFEGFKIITVRGLGYKVDKLI; from the coding sequence ATGGTCAATATTCTGGTTGTTGATGATAATGAAAGTATCCGAAAGCTGATGACAACATATTTAATCCGCGATGGATATCACGTTTTTGCCGCTTCTGATGGATTGAAAGCATTGGAAGTGCTGGATACGGAGCATATTGATCTAATGATCGCGGATATTATGATGCCGAATATGGATGGCTATACGTTAACCGAAGAACTAAGAGGCTCTAGACATGATCTCCCAATCTTGATGATTACAGCGAAGGAAACCTTTGAAGATAAGAAAAAAGGCTTCCTCGTCGGCACCGATGACTACATGGTCAAGCCGATTGATTTTGATGAAATGCTGTTGAGGGTCCATGCATTGCTTCGCCGGGCCAAAATTTCCAATGAGCATCGTATCGTAATCGGCGACGTTATCCTTGATTATGAAACGTTAACGGTCACAACCCCAGCCGAAACCTTCGTTTTGCCCAAAAAAGAATTTTACCTATTGTTTAAGCTGTTAAGCTATCCGCAAAAGATATTTACGCGGCAGGACCTTATGGATGAAATTTGGGGGCTGGATCATGACACCGACGAACGGACCATTGATGTCCATATCAAGCGCTTGCGCGAGAAATTCGATGGATTCGAGGGATTTAAAATCATCACCGTCAGGGGACTTGGGTACAAGGTGGACAAGCTGATATGA
- a CDS encoding efflux RND transporter periplasmic adaptor subunit, which translates to MSTKRKSKTRKWLVVSVIVIAVAVIAGAALMRPAAASYESVVAKSGDITTYYSFSGNVETKNRQTVIAEKILQISDIKVEEGATVSEGDVLLTTTAGDEIKSKINGEIVKINVEDNAQVMAGTALIEIVDYNNLELNVKVDEYDIHALAEGKEAAVKIGAINKEMTGKISSISKEGQVMNGITFFIATIDLAKDEDLKIGMSAEVKLISSKAAGVVTLPMTAIQFDDNNQPYVLKKDQNGAEVKTEITTGINDGTTVEVKSGVANGETILYKKAAVASTGVGFGRGGGNANGSDGGGNE; encoded by the coding sequence ATGAGTACAAAAAGAAAGTCCAAGACAAGAAAATGGCTGGTAGTAAGTGTAATAGTGATTGCCGTGGCGGTCATTGCCGGTGCAGCGCTTATGCGGCCCGCAGCCGCTTCCTATGAAAGCGTAGTGGCCAAATCTGGGGATATCACCACCTATTATTCTTTTTCAGGAAATGTCGAAACGAAAAATCGTCAAACGGTTATAGCGGAGAAGATATTACAAATTTCGGATATAAAAGTCGAAGAGGGAGCTACGGTTAGCGAAGGTGATGTGCTGCTAACGACAACTGCCGGAGATGAAATTAAGTCTAAAATCAACGGTGAAATTGTGAAGATCAATGTAGAAGATAACGCTCAGGTCATGGCTGGAACGGCGCTGATAGAAATCGTGGATTACAATAATCTGGAGCTTAATGTCAAGGTGGATGAATACGACATTCATGCCTTGGCGGAAGGCAAGGAAGCAGCAGTGAAAATCGGGGCAATCAACAAGGAAATGACAGGGAAGATCAGCAGTATTTCTAAGGAAGGCCAGGTTATGAACGGGATCACCTTCTTTATTGCGACGATTGACCTTGCCAAAGATGAAGACCTCAAGATCGGCATGTCGGCAGAGGTAAAGCTGATCAGCAGCAAGGCTGCGGGTGTTGTGACATTGCCTATGACAGCCATTCAGTTTGATGATAACAACCAGCCCTATGTGCTGAAGAAGGATCAAAATGGGGCGGAGGTCAAAACGGAAATCACGACAGGCATCAATGACGGGACAACCGTTGAAGTGAAAAGCGGGGTTGCAAACGGAGAAACTATTCTCTATAAAAAAGCGGCTGTGGCATCAACAGGCGTAGGATTCGGCAGAGGAGGCGGCAATGCGAATGGTTCGGACGGGGGCGGAAACGAATGA
- a CDS encoding DNA-binding protein, whose translation MFQSFLRLRKTWTSLMIAAVLVSALGIPSLRVNAEGPSDPAPSITPVTANGKKVLFDNTHAQTAGAADWVIDGGFSDFANGLTAEGYYVKELRKSTAITLSDLSGYDVFVIPEANIPYKTSEQTALLNYVQGGGSIFFISDHYNADRNKNRWDASEVFNGYRRGAWSNPALGMSTEEAASSAMSGVASADWLSSNFGVRFRYNALGDVTANNIVTPSQAFNITSGVSTVAVHAGSTLAITDPAKAKGIVYVPTTATAWPSAVDTGVYNGGGVAEGPFVAVAKVSGGKAGFIGDSSPVEDASPKYKKEETGGTKTTYNGYGEADDATLLINMVNWLATPESYTTLSSVPGLTLDTATPLYSWEAPSSSMELETEPWASPAAGYKWYDPSTFKTGSYGANSASTTTPTYAFSHQATLPNHYEFEVEVIATGLTANSTTSGYSLGVYTSTGTQVAKVKNSDGSWPSSYGYSSTFSLTANSSGVASKILTVTINPSVTGAANMRLRLSGTAKYTEAVTIADVPVE comes from the coding sequence ATGTTTCAAAGCTTCCTGCGGCTCCGCAAAACCTGGACGAGCCTGATGATTGCCGCTGTGCTGGTATCGGCATTAGGGATTCCATCGCTTAGGGTCAACGCGGAAGGACCGTCCGATCCGGCGCCCAGCATCACCCCGGTTACGGCGAACGGCAAGAAGGTTCTGTTCGACAATACACATGCGCAGACCGCAGGCGCGGCGGATTGGGTCATCGACGGCGGCTTCTCGGATTTCGCCAACGGGCTCACGGCCGAAGGATATTACGTTAAGGAGCTTCGCAAGAGCACGGCGATTACCTTGTCGGATCTGTCCGGCTATGATGTATTCGTCATTCCGGAAGCTAATATCCCTTACAAGACATCGGAGCAGACCGCTCTGCTTAACTATGTACAGGGCGGCGGGAGCATTTTCTTCATCAGCGATCATTACAACGCAGACCGGAACAAAAACCGTTGGGACGCATCGGAGGTCTTCAACGGCTATCGGCGGGGAGCCTGGTCGAATCCTGCGCTCGGAATGAGCACGGAGGAAGCTGCTTCGTCCGCGATGTCCGGGGTCGCCAGCGCGGACTGGCTGTCTTCCAACTTCGGTGTACGATTCCGCTACAACGCGCTTGGCGACGTGACAGCAAATAATATCGTGACACCGTCGCAAGCATTCAATATTACAAGCGGGGTATCCACCGTGGCCGTCCACGCCGGTTCAACGCTCGCCATTACCGACCCGGCGAAGGCGAAGGGAATCGTCTATGTTCCGACGACGGCTACCGCCTGGCCGAGTGCAGTGGATACCGGAGTTTATAACGGCGGCGGGGTTGCGGAAGGGCCGTTTGTCGCTGTAGCCAAGGTTAGCGGCGGCAAAGCGGGCTTTATTGGAGATTCCTCCCCGGTCGAAGACGCTTCACCTAAATATAAGAAAGAAGAGACGGGCGGCACCAAAACGACGTACAACGGCTATGGGGAGGCGGACGACGCCACTCTCTTGATCAACATGGTCAACTGGCTCGCGACGCCGGAGAGCTATACAACACTCTCCTCGGTACCGGGGCTTACACTGGATACGGCAACTCCGTTGTACAGCTGGGAAGCGCCCTCCAGTTCCATGGAGCTGGAGACTGAGCCTTGGGCATCGCCAGCTGCCGGGTACAAATGGTATGATCCTTCCACGTTTAAGACCGGCTCTTATGGTGCCAACTCGGCCTCCACCACAACGCCAACTTATGCGTTCAGCCATCAAGCGACGCTTCCAAACCATTATGAGTTCGAGGTAGAAGTGATCGCCACCGGTCTGACGGCCAACTCGACGACCTCCGGCTACAGCCTCGGAGTATACACCAGTACGGGGACGCAAGTCGCGAAGGTGAAGAACAGCGACGGTTCGTGGCCGTCATCCTATGGCTACAGCTCAACCTTCTCGCTGACGGCCAATTCAAGCGGTGTTGCCTCCAAGATATTAACGGTAACCATCAATCCGAGCGTAACCGGCGCAGCCAATATGCGATTGAGATTGAGCGGTACAGCAAAATACACCGAGGCTGTGACGATAGCAGACGTTCCTGTCGAGTAA
- a CDS encoding ABC transporter permease: MLFESIKMSWENIIHNKLRSFLTMLGIVIGVASIIALITIVQGATNSISDQVNALGVNRIMINAMGTPLKQGLNEDDMNSISKLDNISGVSPTVSGKTGIVYNGHVKEDVSVQGKNEVYFKADSSLLKSGRAINRLDLESKNQVAVIGSNIVSEFYYGVNPVGKELMINGTTYTVIGTLASSSGFGLSSNNDSILIPYTTALRNLNVKSISSLDVYLKDTSLADESVIDIKGVLNAAFNYKDNAYTVNNMGDMIDSFQTMMSMMSMLLGGIAAISLVVGGIGIMNMMLVSITERTTEIGLRKALGATPNRIQLQFIIESIFLSLIGGLIGLILGALIAYIAAALIGLGFSISMSTVSLAIGFSAGVGIIFGYMPARKASRLNPIDALRSL; the protein is encoded by the coding sequence ATGCTGTTTGAAAGCATAAAGATGTCTTGGGAAAATATTATTCATAACAAGCTCCGTTCCTTCTTAACCATGCTTGGCATTGTTATCGGCGTAGCCTCGATTATCGCATTAATTACGATCGTTCAAGGGGCGACGAACAGTATCAGCGATCAGGTCAATGCGCTTGGCGTCAACCGGATTATGATTAATGCAATGGGCACTCCGCTTAAGCAGGGCCTTAACGAAGATGACATGAACAGCATTTCGAAATTAGACAATATCAGCGGTGTATCTCCTACGGTTTCAGGCAAAACGGGTATTGTGTATAATGGTCATGTCAAAGAAGACGTATCGGTTCAGGGGAAGAATGAGGTTTACTTTAAGGCTGATTCAAGCCTATTGAAATCCGGAAGGGCGATCAATAGATTGGACCTGGAAAGCAAGAATCAAGTTGCTGTCATTGGCAGTAATATCGTGAGTGAATTCTATTACGGGGTGAACCCTGTCGGCAAAGAGTTAATGATAAACGGGACAACGTACACGGTAATCGGCACATTAGCCTCTTCCAGCGGATTCGGGCTTAGCTCAAATAACGATTCAATCCTCATTCCATACACAACAGCGCTGCGGAATTTGAACGTAAAAAGCATTTCTAGTCTGGATGTTTATCTTAAGGATACCAGCTTGGCGGATGAATCGGTAATCGATATTAAAGGCGTACTGAACGCGGCATTTAATTACAAGGATAATGCGTACACCGTTAATAATATGGGAGATATGATCGATTCCTTCCAAACCATGATGTCGATGATGTCCATGCTTCTTGGGGGGATTGCCGCCATTTCGCTTGTTGTCGGGGGAATCGGCATTATGAACATGATGCTTGTATCCATCACCGAACGGACTACGGAAATCGGTCTTCGCAAAGCTCTGGGAGCGACGCCTAATCGAATACAGCTTCAATTTATCATCGAATCGATATTCCTCTCGCTTATTGGCGGACTGATCGGATTAATCCTTGGCGCGCTCATTGCCTATATTGCCGCGGCGCTTATTGGACTAGGTTTCTCCATCTCCATGTCTACCGTGTCACTGGCGATAGGATTCTCGGCGGGTGTGGGTATCATCTTCGGGTATATGCCTGCCAGAAAAGCCAGCAGACTCAATCCGATCGACGCGCTCAGAAGCTTATAA
- a CDS encoding DMT family transporter — translation MDQRKNTTGHLLALFTILIWGTTFISTKILLIDFTPVEILFFRFLIGYFVLLLVYSRPIRTKDFKEELLFILAGLCGVTLYFLIENIALIYTLASHVGVIVSIAPFFTAVLAHFFLEEEKLNAPFMIGFSLALSGIVLIGLNGNFLLQLNPIGDLLAFLAPAVWAVYSVLMRKISGLKHHTIGSTRRVFFYGLLFMLPVLFLNHFNLGLDRFHNISNVTNLLYLGLGASALCFVTWNRAVGILGAVKTSVYIYIVPVITVAASALILHEQITWATLAGAFLTLIGSYISERKPNTVRKGKVRCEQS, via the coding sequence ATGGATCAGCGTAAGAACACTACCGGACACCTGTTGGCACTGTTCACGATTTTAATCTGGGGAACCACCTTTATCTCCACAAAAATACTGCTCATTGACTTCACTCCCGTTGAAATCCTGTTTTTTCGCTTTCTCATCGGATACTTTGTTCTGCTTCTTGTCTATTCTCGCCCAATCCGAACTAAGGATTTTAAAGAAGAATTGCTGTTTATCTTGGCAGGACTTTGCGGGGTCACATTATACTTCTTAATTGAAAATATAGCCCTTATTTATACACTTGCTTCCCACGTGGGCGTGATTGTGTCGATTGCCCCCTTCTTCACGGCGGTGTTGGCTCACTTCTTTTTGGAAGAAGAAAAACTAAACGCTCCATTTATGATCGGATTTTCGCTTGCGCTGTCAGGTATTGTATTGATCGGGCTAAACGGGAATTTTCTCTTGCAGCTGAACCCGATCGGAGACCTATTGGCATTCTTGGCCCCTGCGGTTTGGGCGGTTTATTCTGTCTTGATGCGAAAAATAAGCGGGCTAAAGCATCATACGATTGGCTCTACCCGCCGAGTGTTCTTTTATGGACTGCTGTTTATGCTGCCGGTGTTATTCCTGAATCATTTCAATCTTGGCCTGGATCGATTCCATAACATTTCAAATGTTACAAACTTGCTGTACTTGGGCCTTGGTGCCTCCGCATTATGTTTTGTGACCTGGAACCGGGCGGTGGGAATATTGGGAGCGGTAAAAACAAGCGTGTACATTTATATTGTGCCTGTGATTACAGTGGCGGCCTCTGCCCTTATTTTGCATGAACAGATTACCTGGGCTACCCTGGCAGGCGCCTTCCTGACCCTAATCGGTTCGTATATTTCAGAGCGGAAACCTAACACGGTTAGAAAAGGAAAGGTGCGCTGCGAACAGAGTTAA
- a CDS encoding glycoside hydrolase family 32 protein: protein MNSNKAFRRRFAIWIFCLAGLIAIGLAVHFSTNDNKEATIVNEETPLSNIKPTYRAAYHFTTPDKWMNDPQRPIYLDGKYHYYYLYNRDYPHGNGTEWRHATSTDLVHWTDEGVAIPKYTNRNGDPWSGSVVVDTDNTAGFGKGALVAIVTQPSADGGKQEQYLWYSTNKGKKFTSYRNVPVLPNPGTHDFRDPKVIWDPESRKWIMTMAEGTKIGFYESSNLKNWRYIYGFITENIGIVECPDLYRMRADDGTYHWILGASANGKATGKPNTYAYWTGKFDGKEFVPDIKEPQWLDYGFDWYAAVTFEEGAGSDKDSHRYALAWMNNWDYPHTTPTMQEGYNGTNSIVRQIKLKSADGMYRLVSQPAEGLNQLTKSTESFQRIEVNGSTTLNTTGDAYQLDADISWSEVKNVGFRLRESADKKRHVDVGVFVEGSYSYVNRAKTWQPDKRGTYVESRAPLNTGNKKVHLKILVDKTSIEVFVDDGSVVFSNVIFPGWKDKGITLFSEGGTAVFENVVIKHLGKN, encoded by the coding sequence TTGAACAGCAACAAAGCATTTAGAAGACGATTCGCCATATGGATTTTTTGTTTAGCCGGTTTGATTGCGATAGGGTTAGCGGTTCATTTTTCAACAAATGACAACAAAGAGGCGACTATTGTTAATGAAGAAACTCCTCTATCCAATATAAAGCCTACTTATCGGGCAGCCTACCATTTCACAACTCCCGACAAATGGATGAACGACCCTCAGCGGCCGATTTATTTGGACGGCAAGTATCATTACTATTATCTCTACAATCGCGACTATCCTCATGGAAATGGTACAGAGTGGCGGCATGCGACTTCAACGGATTTGGTGCATTGGACAGATGAAGGTGTCGCCATTCCCAAATATACGAACCGAAACGGCGATCCTTGGTCGGGGTCGGTCGTTGTAGACACAGATAATACGGCAGGCTTTGGTAAAGGGGCTCTGGTGGCGATTGTAACACAACCCTCTGCTGATGGCGGGAAGCAGGAACAATATTTATGGTACAGCACAAATAAAGGGAAAAAGTTCACCTCTTATCGTAACGTTCCAGTCCTGCCGAATCCGGGAACACATGATTTTCGCGATCCGAAGGTTATCTGGGATCCGGAGTCCCGGAAGTGGATCATGACGATGGCGGAAGGAACGAAGATAGGTTTTTATGAGTCTTCGAATTTAAAGAATTGGCGCTATATCTACGGATTTATTACGGAAAATATCGGTATAGTGGAGTGTCCTGACCTTTACAGGATGCGGGCGGATGACGGGACCTATCACTGGATTCTTGGGGCCAGCGCAAATGGGAAAGCGACGGGTAAGCCGAACACCTACGCTTACTGGACCGGAAAATTTGACGGCAAGGAATTTGTCCCGGATATCAAGGAGCCGCAGTGGCTTGATTACGGATTTGATTGGTATGCCGCTGTAACGTTTGAAGAGGGGGCAGGCAGCGATAAAGACAGCCATCGTTATGCTCTGGCCTGGATGAACAACTGGGATTATCCCCATACTACGCCCACGATGCAGGAAGGGTATAATGGAACGAATTCCATCGTTCGTCAAATCAAGCTTAAGTCTGCGGACGGTATGTACCGTTTGGTTTCACAGCCCGCTGAAGGATTGAATCAATTGACGAAATCAACGGAATCCTTTCAACGAATCGAGGTCAACGGCTCTACAACGCTTAATACAACCGGAGATGCTTACCAGCTTGACGCGGACATTTCGTGGTCGGAGGTTAAGAATGTAGGCTTCAGACTTCGAGAATCTGCAGACAAGAAGCGGCATGTCGATGTCGGGGTTTTTGTGGAAGGCAGTTACAGCTATGTGAATAGAGCAAAGACATGGCAGCCCGACAAGCGTGGAACCTATGTAGAAAGCAGGGCGCCGCTTAATACTGGCAACAAAAAGGTGCATTTAAAAATCCTCGTTGATAAAACAAGCATCGAAGTCTTTGTTGATGACGGATCGGTCGTATTTTCCAATGTCATTTTCCCCGGATGGAAGGATAAAGGGATCACTCTTTTTTCAGAAGGGGGCACGGCGGTCTTTGAAAATGTCGTGATCAAGCACTTGGGCAAAAATTAA
- a CDS encoding sensor histidine kinase — MKKPRLLNSIYAKFAILFLLIWWVLNSLTFGVTINVIANSFFDKLSMDHDQLMAEFRRVRMITGLVFLVSAAVGTIIILIAVRSIVKPIKRLSKASKEVAKGNFDIEVKVTSGDEMGQLTADFNLMTKELKNIDVLRKDFVSSVSHEFKTPITSIKGFAKLIRDNRLTDEQFSEYTEIIVNESERLSVLSSNLLKLSELDSKVIREQATVFSLDEQIRKAVLILEAAWSKKEIEFDIDLEEVIITGDEHLLQEVWLNLIQNAIKFSNQQGMIKIGLYRSGELVKVEIADHGIGIRAEDKERVFERFYKGDKSRSQDGNGLGLVIVKKIVEMSGGKVYFESEPGRGTTFIVELCQTSPFHSA; from the coding sequence ATGAAAAAGCCCCGTCTGCTCAACTCCATTTATGCCAAATTCGCGATCCTTTTTTTGCTGATATGGTGGGTATTAAACTCATTGACCTTCGGTGTGACGATTAATGTCATTGCAAACAGTTTTTTCGATAAATTGTCTATGGACCATGACCAGTTAATGGCTGAATTTAGAAGAGTCCGGATGATTACCGGTCTTGTATTTCTTGTTAGCGCCGCCGTAGGAACAATCATCATCTTAATTGCGGTAAGGAGTATTGTTAAACCGATCAAGAGGCTGTCCAAGGCGTCGAAAGAAGTGGCCAAAGGCAACTTCGACATTGAGGTAAAAGTAACCAGCGGAGATGAAATGGGGCAGTTAACCGCCGATTTTAACTTGATGACCAAGGAACTGAAAAATATCGATGTGCTGCGCAAAGACTTCGTATCCAGCGTGTCACACGAGTTTAAGACGCCTATTACATCCATAAAAGGCTTTGCCAAGCTTATTAGAGACAATCGGCTGACGGACGAGCAATTCTCGGAATACACCGAAATCATCGTGAACGAAAGTGAGCGGCTGTCGGTGCTTTCGTCCAATTTATTAAAGCTGTCCGAGCTGGATAGTAAAGTGATAAGAGAGCAGGCGACCGTATTTTCGCTGGATGAACAGATCAGGAAAGCGGTATTAATCCTGGAAGCCGCGTGGTCCAAGAAAGAGATTGAATTTGACATCGATTTAGAGGAAGTAATCATAACGGGCGATGAGCATTTGCTTCAGGAGGTCTGGCTGAACCTGATTCAGAATGCCATTAAATTTTCAAATCAGCAGGGCATGATAAAAATTGGTCTGTACAGAAGCGGAGAGCTCGTAAAAGTGGAGATTGCAGACCATGGCATCGGGATCCGGGCAGAGGATAAGGAGCGCGTTTTTGAACGGTTCTATAAAGGCGACAAATCACGTTCGCAGGACGGAAATGGATTGGGGCTGGTTATCGTCAAAAAAATCGTTGAGATGTCGGGTGGAAAGGTATACTTTGAAAGTGAGCCAGGCAGAGGCACTACATTTATTGTTGAACTTTGTCAAACTTCACCATTCCATTCTGCATAG
- a CDS encoding HD domain-containing protein codes for MMNKELVLEKTKQFVKERLEGEGSGHDWWHIVRVYNNAADIAKQTKEADCFIVELGALLHDIADHKFGYTDDDRRRIISDFLGELEVSKEIIEAVVYIANNISFKSGTNKHILSTIEAKIVQDADRLDAIGAMGIGRAFTYGGYVNRPMYNPSFNNDTISHFYEKLLLLKDLMNTEIGAQKAQRRHDIMVEFLNHFYAEWNGEV; via the coding sequence ATGATGAACAAAGAACTCGTTCTGGAGAAGACAAAACAATTTGTAAAAGAAAGGCTTGAAGGCGAAGGTTCAGGACATGATTGGTGGCATATTGTTAGAGTCTATAATAATGCTGCTGATATTGCTAAACAAACAAAAGAAGCGGATTGTTTTATTGTTGAACTAGGAGCGTTGCTTCATGATATTGCTGACCATAAATTTGGGTACACTGACGATGATCGAAGAAGGATTATTTCAGATTTCTTGGGTGAATTAGAAGTTTCTAAAGAAATTATTGAAGCGGTAGTATACATAGCGAATAACATTTCTTTTAAAAGTGGAACTAATAAGCATATATTGTCTACAATCGAAGCAAAAATTGTTCAAGATGCCGACAGACTTGACGCCATTGGGGCGATGGGTATAGGTAGAGCATTTACTTATGGTGGATACGTTAATAGACCCATGTATAATCCGTCATTTAACAATGATACGATCAGTCATTTCTATGAAAAACTATTATTATTAAAAGATTTAATGAATACAGAAATTGGAGCACAAAAAGCTCAAAGAAGGCATGACATTATGGTAGAGTTCTTAAATCATTTCTATGCAGAATGGAATGGTGAAGTTTGA
- a CDS encoding ABC transporter ATP-binding protein: MLHMENINKSYYMGEEELPILHDVNLTIHSGEFVSILGPSGSGKSTMMNIIGCLDVPSSGKYLLSGNDINDLDEIELAKIRNKEIGFVFQNFQLLPRMTALQNVELPLIYRGLSFSERQQRAKAILERVGLADRMKNLPNQLSGGQQQRVAIARALVTEPTILLADEPTGALDQKTGSQVMELFEELNNDGRTIVMITHDIKIARHARRVVHILDGHLTEQTGQEVE, encoded by the coding sequence ATCCTTCACATGGAAAATATAAATAAAAGCTACTATATGGGTGAAGAGGAGCTGCCTATTCTGCATGATGTTAACTTAACCATCCATTCGGGTGAATTTGTATCCATACTGGGTCCGTCAGGCTCAGGCAAATCGACCATGATGAATATCATTGGCTGTCTGGATGTGCCATCGTCAGGGAAGTATCTGCTCTCCGGCAATGATATTAATGACCTGGATGAGATCGAACTTGCCAAAATACGAAATAAAGAAATAGGCTTTGTCTTTCAGAATTTTCAGCTTTTGCCCCGGATGACCGCACTGCAAAATGTGGAGCTTCCATTAATATATAGAGGTCTGTCATTTTCGGAACGCCAACAGCGCGCAAAAGCGATTCTGGAACGCGTAGGCCTAGCGGATAGAATGAAAAATCTGCCCAATCAGCTCTCCGGCGGACAGCAGCAGCGTGTGGCTATTGCCCGCGCATTGGTTACTGAACCTACTATCCTCCTTGCGGATGAACCGACAGGCGCCCTGGATCAAAAGACCGGATCACAGGTCATGGAGCTGTTCGAAGAACTGAATAACGATGGAAGAACGATTGTGATGATTACCCATGACATCAAGATTGCCCGGCATGCCAGAAGAGTCGTTCATATTTTAGACGGTCATCTAACTGAGCAGACGGGGCAGGAGGTGGAGTAG
- a CDS encoding glycoside hydrolase family 68 protein, with translation MNIKKFVKQATAVTFTTALLAGGGTSVFAQGKDSVVYKEDYGISHITRFDMLKIPEQQQSEQFKVPQFDASTIKNISTAKGYDQYGNLIDLDVWDSWPLQNADGTVANYNGYEIVFALAGDPARGWDTFIHMLYKKVGDNSFDAWKSAGRVFKDTDKNVPNDPILNLQGEEWSGSATLTSDGEVRLFYTNRHGWDPAHGFFGKQTLTTAQLNLSEPDANTLKVDGVEDYKSVFDGDGKIYQNVNQSFGGGDYSDNHTLRDPHYVEDNGRKYLVFEANTGTEVGYQGDDSFFNKVYYGGSNKFFENEKDKLLVSPKKSLASLANGALGIIELNDDYTLKTVMKPLIASNLVTDEIERANVFQKNGKWYLFTDSRGSKMTIDGIGAKDVYMLGYISDSLTGPYKPLNDSGLVLQMDLDPRDVTWSYSHFAIPQADSNNVVITSYMTNRGLYPEHRSTFAPSFVVNIKGDKTSVVKDSILEQGQLTIK, from the coding sequence ATGAACATCAAAAAGTTTGTGAAACAAGCAACAGCAGTAACTTTTACAACAGCTTTACTGGCAGGCGGGGGAACTTCTGTTTTTGCACAAGGGAAAGACAGCGTGGTTTACAAAGAAGATTACGGCATTTCCCACATCACACGTTTTGACATGCTGAAAATTCCTGAACAACAACAAAGCGAGCAGTTTAAAGTTCCGCAATTTGATGCATCGACTATTAAAAACATCTCTACCGCCAAAGGTTATGACCAATACGGCAACTTGATCGACCTGGATGTGTGGGATAGCTGGCCGCTGCAAAACGCCGATGGAACTGTGGCCAATTATAACGGCTATGAAATTGTTTTTGCTCTAGCGGGAGATCCTGCCAGAGGTTGGGACACGTTCATCCACATGCTCTATAAGAAAGTCGGCGACAACTCTTTTGACGCTTGGAAGAGCGCCGGCAGAGTATTCAAGGACACCGACAAGAATGTTCCTAACGATCCAATTCTGAACCTGCAAGGGGAAGAATGGTCCGGTTCCGCAACCTTGACCTCAGACGGTGAAGTTCGCTTGTTCTACACTAACCGTCATGGCTGGGACCCGGCACACGGCTTCTTCGGTAAACAAACCTTGACAACGGCTCAACTCAATCTGTCCGAACCGGATGCCAACACGCTGAAGGTAGATGGCGTAGAAGATTACAAGTCGGTCTTTGACGGCGACGGAAAAATTTATCAAAATGTTAACCAGTCTTTCGGCGGTGGTGACTATTCCGATAACCATACCTTGAGAGACCCTCACTACGTTGAAGACAATGGCCGCAAATACCTTGTGTTTGAAGCAAATACCGGAACGGAAGTGGGTTATCAAGGGGATGATTCCTTCTTTAACAAAGTCTACTATGGCGGAAGCAACAAATTCTTTGAAAATGAGAAGGATAAACTGCTGGTAAGCCCTAAAAAATCTCTTGCTTCTTTGGCCAACGGGGCGCTGGGTATCATTGAATTGAACGATGATTACACGCTGAAGACCGTTATGAAGCCGCTGATCGCATCCAATCTTGTTACGGATGAAATTGAACGGGCTAACGTATTCCAAAAGAATGGTAAATGGTATCTGTTCACGGATTCCCGTGGATCTAAAATGACCATTGACGGAATCGGCGCGAAGGATGTTTACATGCTGGGTTATATCTCGGATTCCTTGACAGGACCTTACAAACCGTTGAACGACAGCGGACTTGTTCTGCAAATGGATCTTGATCCTAGAGATGTTACTTGGTCTTACTCCCACTTTGCTATCCCGCAAGCTGATAGCAATAACGTGGTCATCACAAGCTACATGACGAACAGAGGTCTCTATCCGGAGCACCGTTCTACCTTTGCACCAAGCTTTGTGGTAAACATTAAGGGTGACAAAACTTCGGTTGTCAAAGACAGCATTCTTGAACAAGGTCAATTGACGATCAAATAA